The following DNA comes from Candidatus Palauibacter soopunensis.
CCGGATAAATCAGTTCGAGGCAGTCCGCCCGCCGCATCAGCGCTCCTTCCCCCGTCTCGGTCCGCCGTCCCGCATCAGACTTCCATGAGGTCGCGCGTCAGCAGCAGCGCGACGGGCGAGAGCGAACTCTGCGACAGCGTGTACGCCTCGGCGATCTCCTTCGCGACGAGCGCCGGGTCTCGCGCGTGGTGGTAGGGGATGTTGAGCGCCTGAAGCAAACCCTCCGTCACGATCCCGCCACGAGTGTGCCACGGATACGGCTCCCCCCAGTGGCCCCGGACCGCGATGAGCATGCAGAGCGGGACGGAGTAGAGCTGGGCGAGGGAGATGATCCCGTTCATCGCCGCGAAGAAGCCGTGGTTCTGCATGAGCAGGATGTGCGGCTCGCCGGCGAAGTAGGCCCCGGCCGCGATGCCGACCGCCTCCTCCTCCTTCGCGACCTGGATGAGGTCGACCTCGGGATCGTCCTCGGCGCGCTGCAGGAGGAGGCCGAGCCAGGTCTCCGGCAGGGCGGAGATGCTCCGGATGCCGGCGGCCTTGATCCCGTCGAAGATGGT
Coding sequences within:
- a CDS encoding thiamine pyrophosphate-binding protein; the encoded protein is MRGPSRPRTLRRMTVSYENSKTIFDGIKAAGIRSISALPETWLGLLLQRAEDDPEVDLIQVAKEEEAVGIAAGAYFAGEPHILLMQNHGFFAAMNGIISLAQLYSVPLCMLIAVRGHWGEPYPWHTRGGIVTEGLLQALNIPYHHARDPALVAKEIAEAYTLSQSSLSPVALLLTRDLMEV